A single genomic interval of Celeribacter indicus harbors:
- a CDS encoding phosphotransferase — protein sequence MAGTLDLFGLDSARARLDKMFAERPHLSSRATDVRIVQARGERAVFRLCWDGRPAMAKLIWHGKAAQAVSGQAGALREMCAFLGRGPAQVPEVLHVAPGDGFFVISAVPGQSAETLLTRGGEAEVPRAADAARLWLSRAAGLRRDTVPFPRAWLHRQLDALSHGDAADVAARTRQLLHEAPQSLTRHAGHGDFWPGNLMIDAEAITAIDLAGRRDIPLAEDIARFAHGLMGHSGDDLVERVAAPLLSLLSGEEAAQVFPVFHGLHLARTIHGTGGLRHLHERARFLGL from the coding sequence ATGGCCGGCACCCTGGATCTTTTCGGACTGGACAGCGCCAGGGCGCGGTTGGACAAGATGTTCGCCGAGCGTCCGCATCTGTCTTCCCGCGCGACGGATGTCCGCATCGTTCAGGCCCGTGGCGAACGGGCCGTCTTCCGCCTCTGCTGGGACGGGCGCCCGGCCATGGCAAAGCTCATCTGGCATGGCAAGGCGGCGCAGGCGGTTTCGGGTCAGGCCGGGGCACTGCGGGAGATGTGTGCCTTTCTCGGACGGGGGCCGGCGCAGGTGCCCGAGGTGTTGCACGTCGCGCCCGGTGACGGCTTTTTCGTGATATCCGCCGTCCCCGGCCAGTCTGCCGAGACCCTCCTGACCAGGGGCGGGGAGGCGGAAGTCCCGCGGGCGGCGGACGCGGCGCGGCTCTGGCTGTCGCGGGCGGCGGGATTGCGGCGCGACACCGTGCCCTTTCCACGCGCATGGCTGCACAGGCAGCTCGACGCGCTCTCGCATGGCGACGCGGCGGATGTGGCGGCGCGCACCCGGCAGCTTCTGCACGAGGCGCCGCAGAGCCTGACGCGCCATGCCGGGCATGGCGATTTCTGGCCCGGCAATCTGATGATCGACGCGGAGGCGATCACCGCGATCGACCTCGCCGGGCGGCGCGACATTCCGCTGGCCGAGGACATCGCGCGCTTCGCCCATGGTCTGATGGGACACAGCGGGGATGACCTGGTGGAGCGTGTCGCCGCGCCGCTCCTGTCGCTGCTGTCGGGGGAGGAGGCGGCACAGGTCTTTCCGGTGTTCCACGGCCTGCACCTCGCCCGGACGATCCACGGCACGGGCGGATTGCGCCACCTTCACGAACGCGCCCGCTTTCTCGGCCTCTGA
- a CDS encoding ABC transporter ATP-binding protein has translation MSEMLGLSGIEKTYNAGKPSEVQVLRGVDLSVARGEIVGLIAPSGAGKSTLLHIAGLLDVPDGGRVTIAGEDMTGLGDRRRTGVRRAGVGFIYQFHHLLPEFTALDNVALPQLANAAPQAEAEARALALLDKVGVAPRAGHRPAALSGGEQQRVAFCRALANRPGLLLADEPTGNLDPETSDRVFDTLMGLAREEGLSALIATHNLDLAARMDRVLRLEAGRIVPV, from the coding sequence ATGAGTGAGATGCTGGGGCTTTCCGGGATCGAGAAGACCTACAACGCCGGCAAGCCGAGCGAGGTGCAGGTGCTGCGCGGCGTGGACCTGTCGGTGGCGCGCGGAGAGATCGTCGGGCTGATCGCCCCTTCGGGGGCGGGCAAGTCGACGCTCCTGCATATCGCCGGGCTGCTCGATGTGCCGGACGGCGGACGGGTGACGATCGCGGGCGAGGACATGACCGGGCTCGGCGATCGCAGGCGGACCGGCGTGCGCCGGGCGGGCGTCGGCTTCATCTACCAGTTCCACCACCTGCTGCCGGAATTCACCGCGCTGGACAACGTCGCTCTGCCGCAGCTCGCCAATGCCGCGCCGCAGGCGGAGGCGGAGGCGCGCGCCCTGGCGCTTCTCGACAAGGTGGGGGTCGCGCCGCGCGCCGGCCATCGCCCCGCCGCGCTCTCCGGCGGCGAACAGCAGCGGGTCGCCTTCTGCCGCGCGCTTGCGAACCGGCCGGGGCTTTTGCTCGCTGACGAGCCGACGGGCAACCTCGATCCCGAGACCTCGGACCGGGTGTTCGACACGCTGATGGGCCTTGCGCGGGAGGAGGGGCTTTCGGCGCTCATCGCGACGCACAACCTCGACCTGGCCGCGCGGATGGACCGGGTGCTGCGTCTCGAGGCGGGGCGGATCGTGCCTGTCTGA
- a CDS encoding lipoprotein-releasing ABC transporter permease subunit, whose translation MDAARSTKPFSRFEWKIAWAYLRARREEGGVSVMTWISLIGITLAVAALIITLAVRTGFRNEFVDTILGANAHVTVYSALYETEDGGTAREIPDYEDWAAKLAAVEGVTAAAPLVRGQVMATANGKNAGIEVYGISAEDLARIPRVARHPDESWGDLSRFSEGIAIGSGVARELGVMVGDRVRIISPEGAKTAFGTSPRVSSFEVVYVFTAGRYDIDRTRVYLPFAEAQRFFNREGVADEIEVMVERPDEVDRMAVPLLMAVGERGMVWTWRDASGAFLRALDIEDNVMFVILSVLVLIAAMNIVSGLIMLVKNKGRDIGILRTIGLSEGSVLRVFFICGAVTGVLGTLFGVVIGGLFAIYIDQIMSFVNWLNGGGAWDPSIRGIYALPAELRWEDVLKAVSLSLGLSFLVTIFPARRAARMNPVEALRYE comes from the coding sequence ATGGACGCGGCCAGATCGACAAAGCCCTTTTCCCGCTTCGAATGGAAGATCGCCTGGGCCTACCTGCGCGCGCGCCGCGAGGAAGGCGGCGTCTCCGTGATGACCTGGATCTCGCTCATCGGGATCACGCTCGCGGTGGCCGCCCTCATCATCACCCTCGCCGTGCGCACCGGCTTCCGCAACGAATTCGTCGACACGATCCTCGGCGCGAATGCCCATGTGACGGTCTATTCGGCGCTCTACGAGACCGAAGACGGAGGCACCGCGCGGGAGATCCCCGATTACGAGGACTGGGCGGCGAAGCTCGCCGCGGTCGAGGGCGTCACCGCCGCCGCGCCGCTCGTGCGCGGGCAGGTCATGGCGACGGCCAACGGCAAGAATGCGGGGATCGAGGTCTACGGCATCTCCGCCGAAGACCTCGCGAGGATCCCGCGCGTGGCGCGGCACCCGGACGAAAGCTGGGGCGATCTTTCGCGCTTCTCCGAAGGCATCGCCATCGGCTCGGGCGTGGCACGCGAACTGGGCGTCATGGTCGGCGACCGGGTGAGGATCATTTCGCCGGAGGGCGCGAAGACCGCCTTCGGCACGAGCCCGCGGGTCTCGTCCTTCGAGGTCGTCTATGTCTTCACCGCGGGACGCTACGACATCGACCGCACGCGGGTCTACCTGCCCTTCGCGGAGGCGCAGCGCTTCTTCAACCGCGAGGGCGTGGCGGACGAGATCGAGGTCATGGTCGAGCGGCCGGACGAGGTCGACCGCATGGCCGTGCCGCTCCTGATGGCGGTCGGCGAACGCGGCATGGTCTGGACCTGGCGCGATGCCTCCGGCGCCTTCCTGCGCGCGCTCGACATCGAGGACAACGTGATGTTCGTGATCCTCTCCGTCCTCGTGCTGATCGCGGCGATGAACATCGTGTCGGGCCTCATCATGCTGGTGAAGAACAAGGGCCGCGACATCGGCATCCTGCGCACGATCGGGCTTTCGGAAGGCTCGGTGCTGCGCGTCTTCTTCATCTGCGGGGCGGTGACGGGCGTGCTCGGCACGCTCTTCGGGGTCGTCATCGGCGGGCTCTTCGCGATCTATATCGACCAGATCATGTCCTTCGTGAACTGGCTCAACGGCGGCGGGGCCTGGGATCCGTCGATCCGCGGCATCTATGCGCTTCCGGCGGAGCTGCGATGGGAGGACGTGCTCAAGGCGGTGTCCCTGTCGCTCGGGCTGTCGTTCCTCGTGACGATTTTCCCCGCGCGCCGGGCCGCGCGCATGAACCCTGTGGAGGCGCTGCGCTATGAGTGA